From the genome of Nicotiana sylvestris chromosome 2, ASM39365v2, whole genome shotgun sequence, one region includes:
- the LOC104233252 gene encoding uncharacterized protein, translated as MPSYSLGIYDTPGTSQVTPSGQFLIMGSDFQGVELGRYFPGPSTTDESRPIRDFDSGHRLSYGSSSHAQASCDAATDDYIQDPDTIMPSTGPDSTTDTCHPVPHPAIRRRLDDDDPDSVPGRQGMRLRPTATLRHTGCGTH; from the exons atgccgtcttacagccttggcatttatgacactccagggacgtcgcaggtgaccccatcgggtcaattcttgatcatgggctcggattttcaaggagtggagttgggtagatatttccctggcccgtctaccactgatgagtctcgaccgatccgagattttgatagtgggcaccgactgagttatggcagctcatcacatgcgcag gcttcatgcgatgctgcgacagatgactacattcaggatccagacacgattatg ccttctactggacctgacagcaccaccgatacatgtcatcctgtgccgcatccggccataaggagacgacttgatgatgatgatcctgatagcgtacccgggcggcaggggatgcgcctcaggccaacggctactttgagacacaccggatgcgggacacattga